Sequence from the Cytophagia bacterium CHB2 genome:
GTGCAGATGCAAGGCATCATTAAGGTAGATGCAGGACAGAACGGCGAACACGTAGGCTTGCAGCAACGCCACCAGCAATTCCAGGCCGGTAAAGGCGATGACGAATAATAGCGGCAGCACGCCAAAAGCGCCCAGCGCCAC
This genomic interval carries:
- a CDS encoding F0F1 ATP synthase subunit A codes for the protein VALGAFGVLPLLFVIAFTGLELLVALLQAYVFAVLSCIYLNDALHLH